One Coriobacteriia bacterium DNA window includes the following coding sequences:
- a CDS encoding YqeG family HAD IIIA-type phosphatase has translation MTLSPDHYLRAVSDIDLDALAAQGIDTLLIDLDNTLLPRDTSRISDEAFAWAAEIKSRGFRACLVSNNWHDRVFNAADSLGFELVSKAIKPLPFAFLIALKKTGSSRRRAAVIGDQLFTDILGGKMLGMKTIMVLPLSPSDLAHTLLLRRLERVVLAGRQPLP, from the coding sequence TTGACCCTGTCACCGGATCACTACCTTCGCGCGGTTAGCGACATCGACCTTGACGCTTTGGCGGCTCAAGGCATCGACACGCTCCTGATCGATCTCGACAATACGCTGTTGCCGCGCGATACGAGTAGGATCTCGGACGAGGCATTCGCTTGGGCCGCCGAGATCAAGAGCCGGGGCTTTCGTGCCTGCCTGGTCTCGAACAACTGGCATGATCGGGTGTTCAATGCCGCAGACTCGCTCGGGTTCGAACTCGTCTCGAAGGCGATCAAGCCGTTGCCGTTCGCATTCTTGATTGCGCTCAAGAAGACGGGGTCGTCTCGGCGTCGGGCGGCCGTGATCGGCGACCAGCTTTTCACTGATATCCTCGGCGGGAAGATGCTGGGCATGAAGACGATTATGGTGCTGCCACTTTCGCCCAGCGATCTTGCTCACACGCTGCTTCTTCGCCGCCTGGAGCGAGTGGTTCTGGCGGGACGGCAGCCGCTCCCGTAG
- a CDS encoding ABC transporter ATP-binding protein has protein sequence MGVGDGGESLLAVLIKDARKDYGKAAGGRREAVKDVSLAVSRGTIHGLLGPNGAGKTTTLKMLLGLVRPSGGRFEILGVPAAQPEARARVGFLPEQPYFPAQLTASEAMTLYGRLAGLTRSAIAEQTGDLLDRVGLDGRQTTQLSKFSRGMLQRLGLATALLGSPELLVLDEPGSGLDPIGQRDIRNLMLDFKAEGVTVLLSSHQLSEVEAVSDEVTILNRGRVAARGQIDTLLNVAGQVSVTARGEGSLPVAVTDAVTDVAVTGATSVFSVPCGRVRGVVDALDDAGWSLVSVAPKRSSLEDYFARLLDDSAEDVGKGGDAR, from the coding sequence ATGGGTGTAGGCGACGGTGGGGAATCGCTTCTGGCCGTACTGATAAAAGACGCTCGCAAGGACTACGGAAAAGCCGCCGGCGGACGCCGCGAAGCGGTCAAAGACGTGTCGCTCGCGGTTTCGCGCGGGACGATCCATGGGCTTCTGGGTCCCAACGGCGCCGGCAAGACCACGACGCTCAAGATGCTTCTGGGCCTCGTTCGCCCGTCCGGCGGACGATTCGAGATCCTCGGCGTGCCGGCAGCACAACCTGAAGCGCGCGCCCGGGTCGGCTTTCTGCCCGAGCAGCCGTACTTTCCCGCCCAGCTGACGGCCTCTGAGGCGATGACGCTCTATGGCCGTCTCGCGGGCTTAACTCGCTCAGCGATTGCCGAGCAGACCGGCGATCTCTTGGATCGTGTGGGACTTGATGGCCGCCAGACGACGCAACTCTCGAAGTTCTCCCGCGGCATGCTCCAGCGCTTGGGTCTTGCCACGGCACTTCTCGGCTCGCCTGAACTGCTGGTCCTCGACGAGCCGGGTTCCGGCTTAGATCCCATAGGACAGCGCGACATCCGCAACCTCATGCTCGACTTCAAGGCCGAGGGCGTCACTGTCCTGCTGTCTTCGCACCAGCTCTCTGAGGTCGAGGCCGTTTCCGACGAGGTCACGATTCTCAACCGCGGCCGAGTCGCCGCTAGGGGCCAGATCGATACGCTGCTCAATGTTGCGGGCCAGGTCTCGGTGACCGCTCGCGGCGAAGGCTCACTTCCGGTGGCTGTGACCGACGCGGTTACCGATGTGGCCGTCACGGGCGCCACGTCTGTCTTCTCGGTGCCGTGCGGCCGCGTGCGCGGTGTTGTGGATGCTCTAGATGATGCCGGCTGGAGCCTCGTGTCTGTGGCGCCCAAGCGTTCTTCTCTTGAAGACTACTTCGCGCGGCTGCTTGACGACTCCGCCGAGGACGTCGGTAAGGGGGGTGACGCCCGATGA
- the mltG gene encoding endolytic transglycosylase MltG: MAAILSLVLVAVLAVALIAWLGFFRPESSLAAGTNVTVTISSGSSTSEIARVLASSGVVANSNMFLWRVRQMNAGSDLKSGTYQLAAKMPYELVIDRLKAGPEKVVLDTITVTIPEGFRLKDVAARVESKLGIPAADFLALASKGAEKFSAKHPAVKGAYGGSLEGFLFPKTYEFERSATATAVIETMLAQFDKEVAQVDMTAANKAGYSLSQIVTMASIIEKETKLDEERPLVSSVIYNRLALKWKLQMCSTVQILLPAEKFRLSDQDLKIVSPYNTYLNNGLPPGPIANPGLASLKAAANPAKSDYLYYVLTGKDGSQTFASNDKDFQAAKKKSLEVFGQ; the protein is encoded by the coding sequence GTGGCAGCGATCCTTTCGCTGGTGCTTGTGGCCGTCTTGGCGGTTGCGCTTATCGCTTGGCTCGGGTTTTTCCGGCCGGAAAGCTCGCTTGCGGCTGGCACGAATGTCACCGTCACGATAAGCAGCGGCTCCAGCACGTCCGAGATCGCGCGCGTTTTAGCGTCAAGCGGCGTTGTGGCCAACAGCAACATGTTCCTGTGGCGTGTGCGTCAGATGAACGCGGGTTCCGACCTCAAGTCGGGGACCTACCAGCTCGCGGCCAAGATGCCCTACGAGCTGGTCATCGACCGCCTCAAGGCGGGGCCTGAGAAAGTGGTGCTCGACACCATCACAGTTACAATCCCGGAAGGCTTCAGGCTCAAAGACGTCGCTGCGCGCGTAGAGAGCAAGCTCGGCATTCCGGCTGCCGACTTCCTTGCGCTCGCGAGCAAGGGCGCCGAGAAGTTCTCGGCGAAGCACCCTGCCGTCAAGGGCGCGTACGGCGGGTCGCTGGAAGGCTTCCTGTTCCCCAAGACATACGAGTTCGAGCGCAGCGCGACGGCTACCGCCGTGATCGAGACGATGCTCGCGCAGTTCGACAAGGAAGTCGCCCAAGTCGACATGACCGCCGCGAACAAGGCCGGTTACTCGCTGTCCCAGATCGTGACGATGGCGTCCATCATCGAGAAGGAAACCAAGCTCGATGAGGAACGGCCACTGGTGTCTTCGGTCATCTACAACCGGCTCGCCCTCAAGTGGAAGCTGCAGATGTGTTCTACGGTGCAGATTCTGCTCCCCGCCGAGAAGTTCCGGTTAAGCGACCAGGATCTCAAGATTGTGAGCCCCTATAACACGTACCTGAACAACGGGTTGCCGCCGGGACCGATCGCGAACCCCGGTCTTGCGTCTCTCAAGGCCGCCGCGAACCCCGCGAAGTCCGACTACTTGTATTATGTGCTGACAGGCAAAGACGGCTCTCAGACGTTCGCGTCTAACGACAAGGACTTCCAGGCCGCCAAGAAGAAGTCGCTGGAGGTGTTCGGGCAGTAA
- the alaS gene encoding alanine--tRNA ligase, giving the protein MNSVDIREKYLSFFESKGCRRLPSSSLIPDDPSLLLTTAGMVQFKPVFLGAKNLGFTRATTVQKCVRTTDIDIIGTTGRHHSFFEMLGNFSFGDYFKSEACAWAWEFSTGVLGLDPDRLWVSIFEDDDEAENIWINEVGVSADRIVRMGAKDNFWSAGPTGPCGPCSELYYDQGPEVGCGSAECAVGCDCDRFLEYWNLVFMQYDRAEDGTLSPLPKKNIDTGMGLERIAGILQGVRSNFETDILRSLMTLAGEITGTLYGAGEKSDTSLRIIADHARAVTFLIADGVIPSNEGRGYVLRRLLRRGVRHGRLLGVEDAFLVRLVDLVIELMGAAYPEIVEHRDLIEGIVESEEERFGVTLRQGMGFLETELERLANSGGGTLDGNTAFALHDTYGFPFELTAEIAAEKGVAVDVDSFTSAMEAQRNRARAAVKDDSWTAFGGVAAQVAKERGATDFVGYEHDETAAHVIALIRGGERVEALLAGELGEIVLDRTSFYGEQGGQVGDIGTITGDEAVFIVEDTKIAQGVITHLGHVESGTLHVGEDVHAVIDVLRRERIRRNHTATHLLHWALRLVLGQHAKQAGSYVTPERLRFDFTHFEGMTREQLDKVERLVNAKIFENHPVRAYETSITFARESGVTALFGEKYGEFVRVLEIGNFSKELCGGTHIARTTEIGLVKIVSESSVGANLRRIEAVSSFDAYDLVLREEAELIEAADLLKVPRFDTAERVSALLTHSKELQAKEGSRLRAVADNVVDELFGQAENVGYPVVIAQVPSVDAKAMRALADSLRSRLEGGAVFLATTEPAGGTPLLLAAGSDEAVAAGFDAGAVIRAAAVAVKGGGGGKPQMAQAGGKDAAGIDEALRIARETLGAR; this is encoded by the coding sequence GTGAATTCGGTGGACATACGTGAGAAATACCTTTCATTCTTCGAGAGCAAGGGCTGCCGCAGGCTTCCGTCATCTTCGCTGATTCCGGACGACCCCTCACTGCTTCTGACCACGGCCGGTATGGTGCAGTTCAAGCCTGTGTTCCTCGGCGCGAAGAACCTCGGGTTCACACGCGCCACGACCGTGCAGAAGTGCGTCCGCACCACCGATATCGACATCATCGGTACGACGGGGAGGCATCACAGCTTCTTCGAGATGCTCGGCAACTTCTCCTTTGGCGACTACTTCAAGTCCGAGGCGTGCGCTTGGGCGTGGGAGTTCTCGACCGGTGTTCTCGGGCTGGATCCGGACCGTCTCTGGGTCTCGATATTTGAAGACGACGACGAAGCCGAGAACATCTGGATCAACGAAGTCGGTGTTTCCGCCGATCGGATCGTACGGATGGGAGCGAAGGACAACTTCTGGTCGGCCGGACCTACGGGCCCCTGCGGACCATGCTCCGAGCTCTACTACGACCAAGGGCCTGAGGTCGGTTGCGGCAGCGCCGAGTGCGCGGTCGGGTGCGACTGCGACCGATTCCTTGAGTATTGGAACCTCGTCTTCATGCAGTACGACAGGGCCGAGGACGGCACGCTATCGCCCCTGCCCAAGAAGAACATCGACACCGGCATGGGCCTTGAGCGCATCGCCGGCATTCTGCAAGGCGTGCGCTCGAACTTCGAGACCGACATCCTGCGCTCGCTGATGACGCTTGCCGGGGAAATCACCGGTACCCTGTACGGCGCGGGCGAGAAGTCTGACACCTCGCTGCGCATCATCGCCGACCACGCTCGCGCGGTGACGTTCCTTATCGCCGACGGCGTCATCCCGTCCAACGAAGGCCGGGGTTACGTGCTTCGCAGGCTCCTGCGGCGTGGAGTGCGGCACGGCAGGTTGCTCGGGGTCGAGGATGCGTTTCTCGTGCGGCTCGTCGATCTCGTCATCGAGCTCATGGGTGCCGCCTATCCCGAGATTGTCGAGCATCGCGATCTCATCGAAGGTATCGTGGAGAGCGAAGAGGAGAGATTTGGCGTCACGCTTCGTCAGGGCATGGGCTTCCTCGAGACGGAGCTCGAAAGGCTCGCCAACTCCGGCGGCGGCACGCTGGACGGCAACACAGCGTTCGCGCTTCACGACACCTACGGTTTCCCGTTCGAGCTGACCGCCGAGATCGCCGCCGAGAAGGGCGTCGCGGTCGACGTCGACTCCTTCACTAGCGCGATGGAAGCGCAACGCAATCGTGCTCGCGCGGCGGTCAAGGACGATTCGTGGACAGCTTTTGGCGGCGTGGCTGCTCAGGTCGCGAAGGAGCGCGGCGCAACCGACTTCGTGGGGTATGAGCACGATGAGACCGCTGCGCACGTCATTGCGCTCATTCGCGGGGGTGAGCGCGTCGAGGCGCTGCTGGCGGGCGAGCTGGGCGAGATCGTGCTTGACCGGACCTCGTTTTACGGCGAGCAGGGAGGTCAGGTCGGCGACATCGGCACAATCACCGGTGACGAGGCGGTGTTCATCGTCGAGGACACGAAGATAGCGCAGGGGGTCATCACGCATCTGGGCCACGTCGAGTCAGGGACCCTTCATGTGGGTGAAGACGTGCATGCAGTGATCGACGTGTTGCGCCGCGAGCGCATTCGCAGAAACCATACGGCGACCCATCTACTGCACTGGGCGCTGCGGCTCGTTCTCGGCCAGCATGCCAAACAGGCCGGTTCATACGTCACTCCCGAGCGGCTGCGGTTCGACTTCACGCACTTCGAGGGCATGACGCGCGAGCAGCTCGACAAGGTCGAACGCCTGGTCAACGCCAAGATCTTCGAGAACCATCCCGTCAGGGCATACGAGACGTCGATCACATTCGCGCGCGAATCCGGCGTGACCGCGCTGTTCGGCGAGAAATATGGCGAGTTCGTGCGCGTGCTCGAGATAGGCAACTTCTCCAAGGAGTTGTGCGGCGGCACTCATATCGCACGGACCACCGAAATCGGCCTCGTGAAGATCGTCTCGGAATCCAGCGTGGGGGCCAATCTGCGCCGGATCGAGGCGGTTTCCTCATTCGATGCTTATGATCTCGTCCTGCGTGAGGAAGCTGAGCTCATCGAAGCTGCCGATCTCCTGAAAGTGCCGCGATTTGACACGGCGGAACGCGTGAGTGCTCTCTTGACGCACAGCAAGGAGCTTCAAGCCAAAGAAGGCTCGCGTCTGCGTGCTGTGGCAGACAACGTCGTTGACGAACTGTTCGGGCAGGCCGAGAACGTCGGCTACCCGGTGGTTATCGCGCAGGTTCCGTCGGTAGATGCCAAGGCGATGCGCGCGCTCGCGGATTCGTTGCGCAGTCGCCTTGAAGGCGGTGCGGTCTTCCTCGCGACCACCGAACCCGCTGGCGGCACCCCACTGCTGCTGGCGGCCGGCTCCGATGAGGCGGTTGCGGCCGGTTTCGACGCGGGTGCCGTGATTCGCGCTGCGGCCGTGGCGGTCAAGGGTGGCGGCGGCGGAAAGCCGCAGATGGCGCAAGCCGGCGGCAAGGACGCCGCGGGCATCGATGAAGCGCTTCGCATCGCCCGCGAGACCCTCGGCGCGAGATAG
- the ruvX gene encoding Holliday junction resolvase RuvX: MRVLGLDIGEKRIGVAISDPSGRVAMPLVVLDAKAVLRDGGELVHLIADYEVESVLIGLPLSLDGSENRQAEEVRRAGRRLARFLPVPLVYFDERFSSAEARRAMSTAGLSDQEQRGRVDMVAASLFLQAYLDRLACSGKSGELQNG, encoded by the coding sequence ATGCGCGTGCTGGGTCTTGATATCGGCGAGAAGCGGATCGGAGTGGCCATTTCCGACCCTTCTGGGCGCGTCGCAATGCCGCTCGTGGTACTGGATGCGAAGGCTGTACTTCGGGACGGCGGCGAGCTGGTTCACCTCATTGCCGACTACGAAGTGGAGTCTGTCCTGATCGGATTGCCGCTCTCGCTCGATGGGAGCGAGAACCGGCAGGCAGAAGAAGTTCGCCGAGCAGGCAGAAGGTTGGCTCGGTTCTTGCCTGTTCCTCTTGTGTACTTTGACGAGCGGTTTTCCTCGGCCGAGGCACGCCGCGCGATGAGTACGGCGGGGCTCTCGGACCAAGAGCAGCGCGGGCGGGTCGACATGGTCGCCGCGTCACTTTTCCTGCAGGCCTACCTGGATCGTCTCGCGTGCAGCGGGAAGAGCGGAGAGCTTCAAAATGGTTGA
- the aroE gene encoding shikimate dehydrogenase, whose protein sequence is MPHISGKTKLAGVTGRPLDHSLSPAMHNAAYEDLGLDWVYVPLEVSDERALADLAAAVRVLPFVGFNVTMPYKQAMLSLCDEVSSEARAAGAVNTVSHADGWLIGHNTDGIGLLESLRVDAGFDPAGKRVVLLGAGGAARGALAVLLLAGCESVTVVNRDMSRAEALIDDMASWIGSAAVDAAELGDAAEQVADAHLVINATPLGMRPDDASPVPIEWLHAGSVVLDMVYGTPRQTALVEGARSRGAIAVDGLGMLVHQGAAAIDIWNAAAEGPRASRDVMRRAAEDALAVRFQPEPRG, encoded by the coding sequence GTGCCTCATATCAGCGGGAAAACGAAACTTGCCGGCGTCACCGGCCGGCCCTTGGATCACTCGCTTTCGCCTGCGATGCATAACGCGGCGTATGAGGATCTCGGCTTGGATTGGGTGTATGTTCCGCTTGAAGTCTCCGACGAGCGCGCGCTGGCCGATCTGGCGGCGGCGGTTCGGGTCCTCCCGTTCGTCGGATTCAATGTCACCATGCCCTACAAGCAGGCGATGCTCTCTTTGTGTGACGAGGTATCTTCAGAGGCGCGCGCGGCAGGGGCCGTCAACACGGTTTCACACGCCGACGGTTGGCTCATCGGTCACAACACTGATGGCATCGGACTGCTTGAGTCACTGCGAGTTGATGCGGGCTTCGATCCGGCAGGCAAGCGAGTGGTACTCCTCGGCGCGGGCGGTGCCGCGCGCGGCGCGCTGGCGGTCCTGTTGCTTGCAGGATGCGAGAGCGTGACCGTCGTCAATCGCGACATGTCGCGAGCTGAGGCGCTCATCGATGACATGGCGTCGTGGATCGGGTCGGCCGCGGTGGATGCCGCGGAGCTCGGCGACGCCGCCGAGCAGGTCGCAGATGCGCACCTCGTCATCAACGCCACGCCCTTGGGGATGCGTCCCGATGACGCGAGCCCCGTGCCCATCGAGTGGCTACATGCCGGTTCCGTCGTCCTGGACATGGTGTACGGCACTCCGCGCCAGACGGCGCTTGTCGAAGGCGCACGCTCACGCGGTGCGATTGCGGTCGACGGTCTCGGCATGCTGGTGCACCAAGGGGCCGCCGCCATCGACATCTGGAACGCGGCTGCCGAGGGGCCACGCGCGTCGCGTGACGTCATGCGCCGAGCGGCAGAAGATGCGCTTGCCGTGCGATTCCAGCCCGAGCCGAGAGGGTAG
- a CDS encoding ABC transporter permease subunit, which translates to MNKILAIAAAVIADAVRRKVVWIVVVFGALLAIAVPSLPSYGVGVVSAVYREVSIALMWVAALVVSLALSATRIPAEVEHRTVFNVFSRDVRRWQYLTGTWLGMFAVVGVALVAFALMTIGIGALQYQEFMWRLFEAAFAVWLEMGVVIAFTVMISSVMGAVTSVVAALAFVFVGHSYVSLLQIPETQRAPWWIPGLDVFNVINPVAHGTGYGLVYAASMVLVFAGWIGLLLLGGGALFSRRDL; encoded by the coding sequence ATGAACAAAATCCTAGCGATCGCCGCGGCCGTAATTGCGGATGCGGTTCGGCGCAAGGTGGTCTGGATCGTTGTGGTGTTTGGCGCCCTGCTGGCAATCGCGGTTCCCAGCCTGCCGAGTTACGGTGTGGGCGTGGTCTCGGCTGTGTATCGCGAAGTCTCCATCGCGCTGATGTGGGTCGCGGCGCTGGTTGTCTCCCTGGCGCTTTCCGCCACACGGATTCCCGCCGAGGTCGAGCATCGCACCGTCTTCAACGTGTTCTCGCGCGACGTGCGACGATGGCAGTATCTGACCGGGACGTGGCTCGGCATGTTCGCAGTGGTGGGCGTGGCTTTGGTCGCGTTTGCACTGATGACGATCGGCATCGGCGCGCTGCAGTACCAAGAATTCATGTGGAGGCTCTTTGAGGCGGCCTTTGCAGTGTGGCTTGAGATGGGCGTCGTGATCGCGTTCACCGTGATGATTTCGAGCGTCATGGGAGCTGTGACCTCCGTCGTGGCCGCCTTGGCGTTCGTGTTCGTGGGTCATTCATACGTCAGCCTGCTGCAGATTCCCGAGACGCAGCGCGCGCCGTGGTGGATCCCGGGGCTCGACGTCTTCAACGTCATCAACCCCGTGGCGCACGGAACCGGCTACGGGCTCGTCTATGCAGCTTCGATGGTGCTGGTGTTCGCGGGCTGGATCGGGCTGCTGCTTCTCGGCGGAGGGGCGCTGTTCTCGAGGCGCGACCTGTGA